The proteins below come from a single Geobacillus thermoleovorans genomic window:
- a CDS encoding Gfo/Idh/MocA family protein: MKRQVHFGIISTAAIAKEVMISAIRRTSHAEVMAIASENGKADQAARELGIPKAYNNYEQLLDDPDIDAVYIPLPNSLHAEWTIKAAKKKKHVLCEKPAALCEEDVRRMIRSCEENGVLFMEAFMYQFHPQHERVKQLLAASEIGEVKYMRTHFSFYLQDRATNIRMNPKLGGGSLFDVGCYCVHSTRHILDAEPIELFVQSHFDPHRSVDLTTNGWMRMENGVLVQFTCSFDMLFQNEYEVIGTKGKIIVSRAYRPDVDDGEGRITIVTADGSEREETVAGDQYALQIEHFSRAILEGTPLLYSPERMIKQARALDACRTSMKTEEIVQL, encoded by the coding sequence ATGAAACGCCAAGTCCACTTTGGCATCATCAGCACCGCCGCTATTGCCAAAGAGGTGATGATTTCGGCGATTCGCCGAACGAGTCATGCGGAAGTTATGGCAATCGCCAGTGAAAATGGAAAGGCCGATCAAGCGGCGCGGGAGCTCGGGATTCCGAAGGCGTATAACAACTACGAACAGCTGCTTGATGACCCGGACATCGATGCGGTGTACATTCCGCTTCCGAACAGCTTGCACGCGGAATGGACGATCAAAGCGGCAAAGAAGAAAAAACATGTGCTTTGCGAAAAACCGGCTGCCTTATGTGAAGAGGATGTCCGACGCATGATCAGATCGTGTGAAGAAAACGGTGTTTTATTCATGGAAGCATTCATGTACCAATTCCATCCGCAGCATGAACGGGTCAAACAGCTTTTGGCCGCTAGCGAGATCGGCGAAGTCAAGTATATGCGCACCCATTTCTCCTTTTACTTGCAAGACCGGGCAACGAATATCCGCATGAACCCTAAGCTTGGCGGGGGAAGCCTATTCGATGTCGGCTGCTATTGCGTGCACTCGACGAGACACATCCTTGACGCCGAACCAATCGAATTATTTGTTCAATCCCATTTTGATCCGCACCGTTCGGTCGATTTAACGACGAATGGTTGGATGAGGATGGAAAACGGTGTTCTTGTGCAGTTCACGTGCAGTTTTGACATGCTCTTTCAGAACGAATACGAAGTTATTGGCACGAAGGGGAAAATCATTGTTTCGCGGGCGTATCGGCCGGATGTGGATGATGGAGAGGGACGGATTACGATCGTAACGGCTGATGGCAGCGAGCGCGAGGAAACGGTGGCAGGCGACCAATACGCGCTGCAAATCGAGCACTTTTCGCGCGCCATTCTCGAAGGCACACCGCTGTTGTATTCGCCGGAGCGCATGATCAAACAGGCGCGGGCGCTCGACGCTTGTCGCACATCGATGAAAACGGAAGAGATCGTACAATTATAA
- a CDS encoding sugar ABC transporter permease, translated as MKSPISTATSESQANGKIQWKFDFRSYTLIIALVFIAVIFGVLTDGEFISSRNLSNLFMQMSVISILAIGMTLVIIAGHIDLSVGSVVGLTGGIAAILQVWYGWGTVSVIVVAIVAGVLIGLWQGWWVAYRGVPAFIVTLGGMLVFRGILIGISNGETVAPLDNSFEAIGNSYLPYVIGYILVAVSIILLFLSLGRNRKKRKQLGLTLNSKINDYGKTAVYSLCILVLVYMLNRYYGVPIPMLIVVLLAIVFVLIAVKTPFGRYIYAIGGNIEAAALSGINIKRVVLAVFILMGALSAVAGIILTSRLNAATVSAGEMYELDAIAACVIGGTSLMGGRGNIVGGIIGALIMASIDNGMSMMNIETFWQYIVKGLILIVAVWADISSKSKAS; from the coding sequence ATGAAAAGCCCGATTTCTACAGCAACCTCAGAGAGTCAAGCAAACGGGAAAATACAATGGAAATTTGACTTTCGTTCTTATACGCTGATTATAGCATTAGTGTTTATCGCCGTTATTTTCGGTGTTTTAACTGATGGAGAGTTTATATCGTCACGAAATTTATCGAACTTATTTATGCAGATGTCTGTCATTTCGATTTTGGCGATTGGTATGACACTGGTCATTATAGCAGGTCATATTGATTTATCAGTTGGATCTGTTGTCGGACTGACCGGGGGAATCGCTGCGATTTTGCAAGTATGGTATGGCTGGGGAACAGTCTCTGTTATTGTTGTAGCTATTGTTGCTGGCGTATTAATTGGACTTTGGCAAGGATGGTGGGTTGCTTATCGAGGTGTTCCTGCTTTCATTGTAACTTTAGGTGGGATGTTAGTTTTTCGAGGAATTTTGATTGGGATTAGCAATGGGGAGACTGTAGCGCCGTTAGACAATAGTTTCGAAGCTATAGGAAACAGTTATCTCCCTTACGTAATCGGCTACATTTTAGTTGCTGTCAGTATCATTTTATTGTTTCTTTCTTTAGGACGAAATAGAAAGAAACGAAAACAGTTAGGCTTAACGCTCAATTCCAAAATAAATGATTATGGCAAAACAGCAGTTTACTCGCTATGCATTTTAGTATTGGTGTATATGTTAAATCGTTATTACGGCGTTCCTATTCCGATGCTGATCGTTGTTTTATTGGCGATTGTCTTTGTATTGATTGCCGTTAAGACTCCGTTTGGACGATATATTTATGCGATTGGCGGGAATATTGAGGCGGCCGCTCTATCTGGGATCAATATCAAGCGTGTTGTATTAGCTGTCTTCATCTTAATGGGAGCACTTTCGGCGGTAGCGGGTATCATTTTGACAAGCCGACTCAATGCAGCGACAGTCAGTGCTGGGGAGATGTATGAGCTGGATGCTATTGCTGCTTGTGTTATTGGTGGCACGAGCCTAATGGGAGGAAGAGGAAATATCGTTGGGGGGATTATCGGCGCCCTTATTATGGCTAGTATCGATAACGGTATGAGCATGATGAACATTGAGACCTTTTGGCAATACATTGTGAAAGGATTAATTTTAATTGTTGCCGTTTGGGCAGATATCTCAAGTAAAAGTAAGGCAAGTTGA
- the xylF gene encoding D-xylose ABC transporter substrate-binding protein, whose product MKTVRKIFISVLLLSLVLLMLSACGQDVAKNESGNKSGGQTGQDEKIKIGFSVSDLTLERWQHDRDIFVQEAKKLGADVIVQSANGDSEKQLSQIQNMLSQGIDVLVIVAVNTESLSPVVQQAKKEGVKVLAYDRLIMNADVDAYVSFDNVRVGEMQAEYLVKKVPKGNYFLLGGSPTDNNAKMFREGQMNVLQPLIDKGDIKVVGDQWAKDWQASEAMRIIENALTANKNQIDAIVASNDSTAGGAIQALKAQGLDGKVAISGQDADLAAVQRIVEGTQSMTVYKPIKSIATKSAEVAVQLAKGEKIQADETVNNGKVDVPFIKLDPIMVDKDNVIDTVIKDGFHSYDEVYKNVPEDKRPPRP is encoded by the coding sequence ATGAAGACCGTCCGAAAAATTTTCATTTCTGTTCTACTGTTGTCTCTCGTTTTGCTAATGCTTTCCGCTTGCGGACAAGACGTTGCCAAAAATGAAAGCGGAAACAAAAGTGGGGGCCAGACAGGTCAAGACGAGAAAATTAAAATTGGCTTTTCCGTATCTGACCTAACACTAGAAAGATGGCAGCATGACCGTGATATCTTTGTACAAGAGGCGAAAAAGCTGGGAGCTGATGTCATCGTCCAGTCAGCGAACGGGGATAGTGAGAAACAATTATCCCAAATACAAAACATGTTATCCCAAGGAATTGACGTTTTAGTCATTGTAGCTGTTAATACAGAATCATTATCTCCTGTTGTTCAGCAAGCTAAAAAAGAAGGGGTCAAAGTGCTAGCCTATGACCGCCTGATTATGAATGCAGATGTCGATGCGTATGTTTCCTTTGACAACGTGCGTGTCGGTGAGATGCAGGCTGAGTATTTGGTGAAAAAAGTACCTAAAGGAAACTACTTCCTATTGGGCGGCTCACCGACCGATAATAACGCGAAGATGTTTAGAGAAGGACAAATGAATGTTTTACAGCCATTGATTGATAAAGGCGATATTAAGGTTGTCGGGGATCAATGGGCAAAAGACTGGCAAGCTTCTGAAGCGATGAGAATTATTGAAAATGCATTGACAGCCAATAAAAACCAAATTGATGCCATTGTAGCATCGAACGACAGTACTGCAGGCGGGGCGATTCAAGCGCTGAAGGCTCAAGGTCTTGACGGAAAAGTAGCGATTTCTGGCCAGGACGCCGACTTGGCTGCCGTTCAGCGAATTGTGGAAGGAACTCAATCAATGACCGTGTACAAACCGATTAAAAGCATCGCAACAAAGTCTGCTGAAGTTGCAGTACAGCTGGCGAAGGGTGAAAAAATTCAAGCGGACGAAACAGTGAATAATGGGAAGGTAGACGTGCCGTTTATTAAACTGGATCCGATTATGGTAGATAAAGATAATGTGATTGACACTGTTATTAAAGATGGATTCCATTCGTATGACGAAGTTTACAAAAATGTTCCTGAAGACAAACGCCCGCCGCGTCCGTAA
- a CDS encoding xylose ABC transporter ATP-binding protein, with amino-acid sequence MQPYILEMKGITKEFPGVRALDNVTFSVRKGEIHALCGENGAGKSTLMKVLSGVYPYGTYDGKIYIEGKEVRFRNIKESQEAGIAIIYQELAVVEEMTVAENLFLGHELMRGKYIDWNRLYSEAQKWLQKIGLDIDPETKVRNLTVGKQQLIEIAKALSKNAKIIILDEPTAALTDSDVATLKNILCDLRSQGVTCIYISHRLNEVMELADTVTVLRDGQTISTDRIELLTEEQIIAKMVGRELNELYPYEPRNVGKEILKVDHYSVIDEQTGREVIHDVSFSLKAGEILGISGLMGSGRTELFTSLFGAYHGKKRGTVWIDGKQVDIRRPAEAIQYGMAYVSEDRKKYGLVLEMDIIKNSTLVALKKVTKWNVIDHALEVKQAEEITKRMKLKAPTLEAKVSQLSGGNQQKVVLSKWLLNSPKILILDEPTRGIDVGAKYEIYKIINELASQGVGIVLISSELPEVMGMSDRILVMSEGRITGEFQRHEATQEKIMTCATGGK; translated from the coding sequence ATGCAACCGTATATTTTGGAAATGAAGGGGATTACAAAAGAGTTTCCAGGGGTTCGGGCGTTGGACAACGTGACTTTTTCTGTCCGTAAGGGGGAAATTCATGCCCTTTGTGGTGAAAATGGCGCAGGAAAGTCTACCTTGATGAAAGTCTTAAGTGGTGTTTATCCATATGGAACATATGATGGAAAGATCTATATCGAGGGAAAAGAAGTCCGATTTCGAAATATTAAAGAGTCTCAAGAAGCAGGAATTGCGATTATTTATCAAGAACTAGCTGTAGTCGAGGAAATGACGGTTGCGGAGAACTTGTTTCTCGGTCATGAACTAATGCGAGGTAAATATATTGATTGGAATCGTTTATATTCTGAGGCACAGAAATGGTTGCAGAAAATTGGGTTGGACATTGACCCAGAGACAAAGGTTCGCAATTTAACGGTGGGCAAACAGCAGTTAATTGAAATTGCTAAAGCACTCTCAAAAAATGCTAAAATTATTATTTTAGACGAACCGACAGCAGCATTAACCGATAGTGATGTTGCCACCTTAAAAAATATTTTGTGCGATCTTCGTTCTCAAGGAGTAACTTGCATTTATATCTCCCATAGACTGAATGAAGTTATGGAATTGGCAGATACGGTAACCGTTTTGCGTGATGGCCAAACAATCAGCACCGATCGTATCGAACTGCTGACAGAAGAGCAGATTATTGCAAAAATGGTTGGAAGGGAATTAAATGAATTATATCCGTATGAACCAAGGAATGTTGGGAAAGAAATTCTCAAAGTTGACCACTATTCTGTCATTGATGAACAAACGGGAAGGGAAGTAATTCACGATGTTTCATTTTCATTAAAAGCAGGGGAAATTCTCGGAATCTCAGGATTGATGGGTTCAGGGAGAACCGAATTGTTTACTAGCCTATTCGGTGCCTATCATGGCAAGAAAAGAGGAACAGTTTGGATTGATGGGAAACAAGTTGATATTCGCCGTCCTGCAGAGGCGATTCAGTACGGAATGGCGTATGTATCTGAAGACCGAAAAAAGTATGGTCTCGTTTTAGAGATGGATATTATTAAGAATTCCACTCTTGTCGCTTTGAAAAAAGTCACAAAATGGAACGTTATTGATCATGCGTTAGAAGTGAAGCAGGCAGAAGAAATAACGAAAAGAATGAAATTAAAAGCTCCTACTTTAGAAGCGAAAGTATCCCAACTAAGCGGTGGAAACCAGCAAAAAGTCGTTTTAAGCAAATGGCTTTTAAATAGCCCGAAAATATTGATTTTGGATGAACCGACTCGCGGAATCGATGTCGGGGCAAAGTACGAAATTTACAAAATTATTAACGAGTTAGCTAGTCAGGGAGTGGGAATTGTTTTAATTTCATCTGAGTTGCCAGAAGTCATGGGAATGTCGGATCGCATTTTAGTCATGTCCGAGGGAAGAATAACCGGGGAGTTTCAGCGTCATGAGGCCACCCAAGAGAAAATTATGACTTGTGCAACGGGAGGAAAATGA
- a CDS encoding MFS transporter, with the protein MAHSPWRKDVAMFLIASFFFWLSLFIYIPILSPYVEQLGGAYSFVGLVLGSYGLMQFLCRIPIGLVSDMVQRRKPFVTLGMAAAMGSGWLFAITNSLGWALVARALAGVAAATWVVFTVLYASYFRPEDTHRAMGQISLVVVLAQLVGMTVSGSIVDRWGWHAPFWAGGCLAAVGVVLSLSIKEEKQGERSARPQTVQLKDLFSVMKEPLLLKVSVLSVLAHGIMFTTIFGFTPAYALRTGLNENDLSLLMVCFMIPHAIATVFIGKTVVPLLGKWRSLAIAFFGSALFTFLIPVASGSLFVYIVQIGSGFFLGLLFPLLLGMSIESVDESQKATAMGTYQAIYAIGMFGGPYLAGIVNELIALPFAFYFAGTLGLIAIGMIAVWKRKERGLNKVVHRGY; encoded by the coding sequence GTGGCTCACAGCCCATGGCGCAAGGATGTGGCGATGTTCCTCATCGCCTCCTTTTTCTTTTGGTTGTCTCTTTTTATTTATATACCGATCCTGTCTCCGTATGTGGAACAGCTGGGAGGGGCGTATTCGTTTGTCGGGCTTGTCTTGGGCAGTTACGGCCTCATGCAGTTTTTATGCCGCATTCCGATCGGCCTTGTCTCGGATATGGTGCAAAGGAGAAAGCCGTTTGTCACGCTCGGTATGGCGGCTGCTATGGGAAGCGGGTGGCTGTTTGCGATCACGAACAGCTTAGGATGGGCGCTTGTGGCAAGAGCGCTCGCTGGCGTCGCCGCCGCGACGTGGGTCGTCTTTACGGTTCTGTATGCTAGTTACTTCCGTCCGGAAGACACCCATCGGGCGATGGGCCAAATTTCGCTTGTCGTGGTGTTGGCACAGCTGGTCGGCATGACCGTGAGCGGATCGATCGTGGACCGCTGGGGATGGCACGCCCCGTTTTGGGCTGGGGGATGTCTGGCCGCGGTGGGTGTTGTTCTCTCCTTATCCATTAAGGAGGAAAAACAAGGCGAGAGATCGGCGCGGCCGCAAACCGTCCAACTCAAAGACCTTTTTTCTGTGATGAAGGAACCGTTGTTGCTCAAAGTCTCCGTTTTATCCGTGTTGGCCCACGGGATCATGTTTACGACCATCTTTGGCTTCACACCGGCGTATGCCTTAAGGACAGGCCTCAATGAAAACGATTTAAGCCTTCTGATGGTTTGCTTTATGATCCCTCACGCCATTGCGACGGTGTTCATCGGAAAGACGGTCGTTCCTTTACTCGGAAAATGGCGGTCCTTGGCCATTGCCTTTTTCGGCAGCGCCTTGTTTACGTTCTTGATTCCAGTTGCCAGCGGAAGCTTGTTTGTTTATATCGTCCAAATCGGGAGCGGCTTTTTCCTCGGCCTTTTATTCCCTTTGTTGTTAGGAATGTCGATTGAATCCGTTGATGAAAGCCAAAAGGCGACCGCCATGGGAACGTATCAGGCGATTTACGCCATCGGCATGTTTGGCGGTCCGTACCTTGCCGGCATCGTCAACGAGCTCATCGCTCTTCCTTTCGCTTTTTATTTCGCCGGCACCCTCGGGCTCATCGCCATAGGGATGATTGCTGTATGGAAGAGAAAAGAGAGGGGGTTGAACAAGGTGGTTCATCGAGGATATTAG